In Trifolium pratense cultivar HEN17-A07 linkage group LG7, ARS_RC_1.1, whole genome shotgun sequence, a genomic segment contains:
- the LOC123893845 gene encoding uncharacterized protein LOC123893845 isoform X3, whose amino-acid sequence MHVYVATSLPSLNWFLGLFGSSAKKVHISGTKIDESLSLVGTILLAIVIGVMLLYLYRSGESEELNSNYTNEVDEGELEEHIIDESDRDFDWDQQLHRRTSERGGASRRHVPCASCGDQSTTRCARCKVARYCSVECQIGHWRSWHRYECFKIETEEGEARDVHAHQNPMLVDNYHNESISNGLHGNGVELMSSNSGTMDGSSSSDVNNSHVGCEQCGSPSTTRCSRCKAVRYCSTMCLIMNWKWHKYKCIPGDVSSTPTERPNRNEEEEKDIHSSTPLYLELHPEGTSNFNSPTKVSQITTTKENQEPKTQWVKHLEDELVKSREEIFAIQSERDEWKKRANFARERFQSFKEESEKHIAAQENIAEKRRLEEHIQMVESECAMLKKELQEEHKHVQYLSLEYNKSHETTLIAIREVEAVKQELLEEREHVKRVKENFIRDVTVAESRAIFAEAKFSDLQRKIKLTDHKVLVKTDSLGKPSMACTICLTNEKDMAFGCGHMTCRDCGSKLSKCPICREQITSHIKLFPG is encoded by the exons ATGCATGTTTATGTGGCAACATCATTACCGAGCCTAAATTGGTTTCTTGGGTTGTTTGGTTCCTCGGCCAAGAAAGTACACATTTCTGGCACCAAAATTGATGAATCTTTGTCCTTAGTAGGGACCATATTGTTGGCAATTGTGATTGGTGTTATGTTGTTGTACTTGTACCGGTCGGGAGAAAGTGAAGAACTCAATTCTAATTATACCAATGAGGTTGACGAAGGTGAGCTGGAGGAGCACATCATCGATGAATCAGACAGGGATTTTGATTGGGATCAACAGCTTCATCGTCGGACTTCCGAGCGCGGTGGTGCGTCAAGAAGACATGTTCCGTGTGCATCCTGTGGTGATCAAAGCACCACTAGGTGCGCTCGCTGCAAGGTTGCTAGATATTG CTCGGTGGAATGCCAAATTGGACATTGGAGGTCGTGGCATAGATATGAATGCTTTAAAATAGAGACGGAAGAAGGTGAAGCAAGAGATGTTCATGCTCACCAAAACCCCATGCTTGTCGACAATTATCATAAT GAGAGTATCTCAAATGGGTTACATGGTAATGGAGTCGAATTGATGAGTTCAAATTCGGGAACAATGGATGGATCAAGTAGTAGTGATGTGAACAACTCTCATGTTGGTTGTGAACAATGTGGTAGTCCAAGTACCACCAGATGCTCACGATGCAAAGCCGTCAGATACTG TTCTACAATGTGTTTGATTATGAACTGGAAATGGCATAAATATAAATGCATTCCAGGGGATGTGAGTTCAACTCCAACAGAGAGACCTAAtagaaatgaagaggaagagaaagatattcattcatctACTCCCCTCTATTTGGAGCTTCATCCAG AAGGAACCTCGAACTTCAACTCTCCAACTAAAGTATCACAG ATTACTACGACCAAGGAAAACCAAGAGCCTAAAACTCAATGGGTGAAACACCTTGAAGATGAACTAGTAAAGTCTAG GGAAGAGATTTTTGCAATACAATCAGAGCGTGACGAGTGGAAGAAGCGAGCAAATTTCGCTAGAGAAAGGTTTCAAAGCTTCAAAGAAGAATCTGAAAAACAT ATTGCAGCACAAGAAAACATTGCAGAGAAAAGAAGACTAGAAGAACATATACAAATGGTAGAg AGTGAATGTGCTATGCTGAAGAAAGAACTACAAGAAGAGCACAAACATGTTCAATATCTTTCACTAGAGTATAACAAGAGCCATGAGACTACACTAATTGCTATAAGAGAAGTAGAAGCGGTAAAACAAGAGCTTCTAGAAGAGCGCGAACATGTTAAACGAGTTAAAGAGAATTTTATTAGAGATGTTACAGTCGCTGAATCAAGAGCCATTTTTGCTGAG GCAAAATTCAGTGATCTTCAGAGGAAAATCAAACTGACAGATCATAAG GTTCTTGTCAAGACAGATAGTTTGGGCAAACCTTCTATG GCATGCACTATATGTCTGACCAATGAAAAGGACATGGCCTTTGGGTGTGGACACATG ACTTGCAGAGACTGCGgatcaaaattatcaaaatgtcCGATATGCCGGGAGCAGATAACGAGTCATATTAAGTTATTTCCTGGGTGA
- the LOC123893845 gene encoding uncharacterized protein LOC123893845 isoform X2, with translation MHVYVATSLPSLNWFLGLFGSSAKKVHISGTKIDESLSLVGTILLAIVIGVMLLYLYRSGESEELNSNYTNEVDEGELEEHIIDESDRDFDWDQQLHRRTSERGGASRRHVPCASCGDQSTTRCARCKVARYCSVECQIGHWRSWHRYECFKIETEEGEARDVHAHQNPMLVDNYHNESISNGLHGNGVELMSSNSGTMDGSSSSDVNNSHVGCEQCGSPSTTRCSRCKAVRYCSTMCLIMNWKWHKYKCIPGDVSSTPTERPNRNEEEEKDIHSSTPLYLELHPGTSNFNSPTKVSQITTTKENQEPKTQWVKHLEDELVKSREEIFAIQSERDEWKKRANFARERFQSFKEESEKHLSALRNENELISNAEKKACNVIHSLQLQIAAQENIAEKRRLEEHIQMVESECAMLKKELQEEHKHVQYLSLEYNKSHETTLIAIREVEAVKQELLEEREHVKRVKENFIRDVTVAESRAIFAEAKFSDLQRKIKLTDHKVLVKTDSLGKPSMACTICLTNEKDMAFGCGHMTCRDCGSKLSKCPICREQITSHIKLFPG, from the exons ATGCATGTTTATGTGGCAACATCATTACCGAGCCTAAATTGGTTTCTTGGGTTGTTTGGTTCCTCGGCCAAGAAAGTACACATTTCTGGCACCAAAATTGATGAATCTTTGTCCTTAGTAGGGACCATATTGTTGGCAATTGTGATTGGTGTTATGTTGTTGTACTTGTACCGGTCGGGAGAAAGTGAAGAACTCAATTCTAATTATACCAATGAGGTTGACGAAGGTGAGCTGGAGGAGCACATCATCGATGAATCAGACAGGGATTTTGATTGGGATCAACAGCTTCATCGTCGGACTTCCGAGCGCGGTGGTGCGTCAAGAAGACATGTTCCGTGTGCATCCTGTGGTGATCAAAGCACCACTAGGTGCGCTCGCTGCAAGGTTGCTAGATATTG CTCGGTGGAATGCCAAATTGGACATTGGAGGTCGTGGCATAGATATGAATGCTTTAAAATAGAGACGGAAGAAGGTGAAGCAAGAGATGTTCATGCTCACCAAAACCCCATGCTTGTCGACAATTATCATAAT GAGAGTATCTCAAATGGGTTACATGGTAATGGAGTCGAATTGATGAGTTCAAATTCGGGAACAATGGATGGATCAAGTAGTAGTGATGTGAACAACTCTCATGTTGGTTGTGAACAATGTGGTAGTCCAAGTACCACCAGATGCTCACGATGCAAAGCCGTCAGATACTG TTCTACAATGTGTTTGATTATGAACTGGAAATGGCATAAATATAAATGCATTCCAGGGGATGTGAGTTCAACTCCAACAGAGAGACCTAAtagaaatgaagaggaagagaaagatattcattcatctACTCCCCTCTATTTGGAGCTTCATCCAG GAACCTCGAACTTCAACTCTCCAACTAAAGTATCACAG ATTACTACGACCAAGGAAAACCAAGAGCCTAAAACTCAATGGGTGAAACACCTTGAAGATGAACTAGTAAAGTCTAG GGAAGAGATTTTTGCAATACAATCAGAGCGTGACGAGTGGAAGAAGCGAGCAAATTTCGCTAGAGAAAGGTTTCAAAGCTTCAAAGAAGAATCTGAAAAACAT TTGTCTGCGTtgagaaatgaaaatgaattaataTCAAATGCAGAGAAGAAAGCTTGCAATGTAATTCATAGTTTACAGTTGCAG ATTGCAGCACAAGAAAACATTGCAGAGAAAAGAAGACTAGAAGAACATATACAAATGGTAGAg AGTGAATGTGCTATGCTGAAGAAAGAACTACAAGAAGAGCACAAACATGTTCAATATCTTTCACTAGAGTATAACAAGAGCCATGAGACTACACTAATTGCTATAAGAGAAGTAGAAGCGGTAAAACAAGAGCTTCTAGAAGAGCGCGAACATGTTAAACGAGTTAAAGAGAATTTTATTAGAGATGTTACAGTCGCTGAATCAAGAGCCATTTTTGCTGAG GCAAAATTCAGTGATCTTCAGAGGAAAATCAAACTGACAGATCATAAG GTTCTTGTCAAGACAGATAGTTTGGGCAAACCTTCTATG GCATGCACTATATGTCTGACCAATGAAAAGGACATGGCCTTTGGGTGTGGACACATG ACTTGCAGAGACTGCGgatcaaaattatcaaaatgtcCGATATGCCGGGAGCAGATAACGAGTCATATTAAGTTATTTCCTGGGTGA
- the LOC123893845 gene encoding uncharacterized protein LOC123893845 isoform X1 produces the protein MHVYVATSLPSLNWFLGLFGSSAKKVHISGTKIDESLSLVGTILLAIVIGVMLLYLYRSGESEELNSNYTNEVDEGELEEHIIDESDRDFDWDQQLHRRTSERGGASRRHVPCASCGDQSTTRCARCKVARYCSVECQIGHWRSWHRYECFKIETEEGEARDVHAHQNPMLVDNYHNESISNGLHGNGVELMSSNSGTMDGSSSSDVNNSHVGCEQCGSPSTTRCSRCKAVRYCSTMCLIMNWKWHKYKCIPGDVSSTPTERPNRNEEEEKDIHSSTPLYLELHPEGTSNFNSPTKVSQITTTKENQEPKTQWVKHLEDELVKSREEIFAIQSERDEWKKRANFARERFQSFKEESEKHLSALRNENELISNAEKKACNVIHSLQLQIAAQENIAEKRRLEEHIQMVESECAMLKKELQEEHKHVQYLSLEYNKSHETTLIAIREVEAVKQELLEEREHVKRVKENFIRDVTVAESRAIFAEAKFSDLQRKIKLTDHKVLVKTDSLGKPSMACTICLTNEKDMAFGCGHMTCRDCGSKLSKCPICREQITSHIKLFPG, from the exons ATGCATGTTTATGTGGCAACATCATTACCGAGCCTAAATTGGTTTCTTGGGTTGTTTGGTTCCTCGGCCAAGAAAGTACACATTTCTGGCACCAAAATTGATGAATCTTTGTCCTTAGTAGGGACCATATTGTTGGCAATTGTGATTGGTGTTATGTTGTTGTACTTGTACCGGTCGGGAGAAAGTGAAGAACTCAATTCTAATTATACCAATGAGGTTGACGAAGGTGAGCTGGAGGAGCACATCATCGATGAATCAGACAGGGATTTTGATTGGGATCAACAGCTTCATCGTCGGACTTCCGAGCGCGGTGGTGCGTCAAGAAGACATGTTCCGTGTGCATCCTGTGGTGATCAAAGCACCACTAGGTGCGCTCGCTGCAAGGTTGCTAGATATTG CTCGGTGGAATGCCAAATTGGACATTGGAGGTCGTGGCATAGATATGAATGCTTTAAAATAGAGACGGAAGAAGGTGAAGCAAGAGATGTTCATGCTCACCAAAACCCCATGCTTGTCGACAATTATCATAAT GAGAGTATCTCAAATGGGTTACATGGTAATGGAGTCGAATTGATGAGTTCAAATTCGGGAACAATGGATGGATCAAGTAGTAGTGATGTGAACAACTCTCATGTTGGTTGTGAACAATGTGGTAGTCCAAGTACCACCAGATGCTCACGATGCAAAGCCGTCAGATACTG TTCTACAATGTGTTTGATTATGAACTGGAAATGGCATAAATATAAATGCATTCCAGGGGATGTGAGTTCAACTCCAACAGAGAGACCTAAtagaaatgaagaggaagagaaagatattcattcatctACTCCCCTCTATTTGGAGCTTCATCCAG AAGGAACCTCGAACTTCAACTCTCCAACTAAAGTATCACAG ATTACTACGACCAAGGAAAACCAAGAGCCTAAAACTCAATGGGTGAAACACCTTGAAGATGAACTAGTAAAGTCTAG GGAAGAGATTTTTGCAATACAATCAGAGCGTGACGAGTGGAAGAAGCGAGCAAATTTCGCTAGAGAAAGGTTTCAAAGCTTCAAAGAAGAATCTGAAAAACAT TTGTCTGCGTtgagaaatgaaaatgaattaataTCAAATGCAGAGAAGAAAGCTTGCAATGTAATTCATAGTTTACAGTTGCAG ATTGCAGCACAAGAAAACATTGCAGAGAAAAGAAGACTAGAAGAACATATACAAATGGTAGAg AGTGAATGTGCTATGCTGAAGAAAGAACTACAAGAAGAGCACAAACATGTTCAATATCTTTCACTAGAGTATAACAAGAGCCATGAGACTACACTAATTGCTATAAGAGAAGTAGAAGCGGTAAAACAAGAGCTTCTAGAAGAGCGCGAACATGTTAAACGAGTTAAAGAGAATTTTATTAGAGATGTTACAGTCGCTGAATCAAGAGCCATTTTTGCTGAG GCAAAATTCAGTGATCTTCAGAGGAAAATCAAACTGACAGATCATAAG GTTCTTGTCAAGACAGATAGTTTGGGCAAACCTTCTATG GCATGCACTATATGTCTGACCAATGAAAAGGACATGGCCTTTGGGTGTGGACACATG ACTTGCAGAGACTGCGgatcaaaattatcaaaatgtcCGATATGCCGGGAGCAGATAACGAGTCATATTAAGTTATTTCCTGGGTGA